A genome region from Baekduia alba includes the following:
- a CDS encoding GlsB/YeaQ/YmgE family stress response membrane protein — protein MLGAVILGLLAGYLGRMLTPGPGPSGCFPTLAIGLVGSLVGYFVFTEALGIGDAEILDLGGLPGAILGTIVVLVVLQAIGRRDA, from the coding sequence GTGCTCGGCGCCGTGATCCTCGGTCTCCTGGCCGGCTACCTCGGCCGGATGCTGACGCCTGGCCCGGGGCCGAGCGGGTGCTTCCCGACGCTGGCGATCGGGCTGGTCGGCTCGCTCGTCGGCTACTTCGTGTTCACCGAGGCGCTGGGGATCGGCGACGCCGAGATCCTGGACCTCGGCGGCCTGCCCGGCGCGATCCTCGGCACGATCGTGGTGCTCGTCGTCCTGCAGGCGATCGGGAGGCGGGACGCGTGA
- a CDS encoding neutral zinc metallopeptidase codes for MRAGIRQAGVAAALVAALAGATACGSDGDDTTSTQQQAATGKELFVARCAGCHTLAAAGARGSATDVHRSERTDGVNFDHRKVSEDDVLFAIRNGGFGSKIMPRGIVAGEDAQAVARFVAESSGSQAATAPDATLESPAVRKMRLPVTGAAPDPSTAGATAASAEFLRQAFDSAQEMWQRQFAGAGARYEPAHLVFFHTQIHTPCGVQTASTGPFYCPPAHGVYLNTDFFEALSRAYDLRSGFAAAYVTAHEMGHHVQALVGLHDRIARLDASDPAGANRRSVALELQADCYAGVWLHELEGVGALTQADIADIVGAATVVGDDFQRNQAGADLAPETWTHGSSAQRVHWLDVGRRSGTPAACDTFTAGNADPG; via the coding sequence GTGCGCGCCGGCATCCGACAGGCCGGGGTCGCCGCGGCGCTCGTCGCGGCGCTGGCCGGCGCGACCGCGTGCGGGTCGGACGGCGACGACACCACGTCCACCCAGCAGCAGGCGGCGACCGGCAAGGAGCTGTTCGTGGCGCGCTGCGCGGGCTGCCACACGCTCGCCGCGGCGGGCGCGCGCGGGTCGGCGACCGACGTGCACCGCAGCGAGCGCACCGACGGCGTGAACTTCGACCACCGCAAGGTCAGCGAGGACGACGTCCTGTTCGCGATCCGCAACGGCGGCTTCGGCTCGAAGATCATGCCGCGCGGCATCGTGGCCGGCGAGGACGCCCAGGCGGTCGCGCGCTTCGTCGCGGAGTCCTCGGGCAGCCAGGCGGCGACCGCGCCGGACGCCACGCTGGAGAGCCCGGCGGTCCGCAAGATGCGCCTGCCGGTGACCGGCGCGGCGCCAGACCCGTCGACCGCGGGGGCCACGGCGGCCAGCGCGGAGTTCCTGCGCCAGGCCTTCGACTCGGCCCAGGAGATGTGGCAGCGCCAGTTCGCGGGCGCCGGCGCGCGCTACGAGCCGGCGCACCTCGTCTTCTTCCACACCCAGATCCACACGCCGTGCGGCGTCCAGACCGCCAGCACCGGGCCGTTCTACTGCCCGCCCGCCCACGGGGTGTACCTCAACACGGACTTCTTCGAGGCCTTGAGCCGGGCCTACGACCTGCGCAGCGGCTTCGCGGCCGCCTACGTGACCGCGCACGAGATGGGCCACCACGTCCAGGCGCTGGTCGGCCTCCACGACCGGATCGCGCGGCTCGACGCCTCCGACCCGGCCGGCGCCAACCGCCGCTCGGTCGCGCTCGAGCTCCAGGCCGACTGCTACGCCGGCGTCTGGCTCCACGAGCTGGAAGGCGTCGGCGCCCTCACACAGGCCGACATCGCCGACATCGTCGGCGCCGCGACGGTCGTCGGCGACGACTTCCAGCGCAATCAGGCCGGCGCCGACCTCGCGCCCGAGACCTGGACCCACGGCTCCTCGGCGCAGCGCGTCCACTGGCTCGACGTCGGCCGCCGGTCCGGCACCCCGGCCGCCTGCGACACGTTCACGGCCGGCAACGCGGACCCGGGCTAG
- a CDS encoding DEAD/DEAH box helicase — protein MSSQSFADLGVSKAVAGALAKRGITEPFAIQNLIIGDILAGRDVLAKSPTGSGKTLAFGVPMLDRIDANGYGRPSALVLAPTRELASQIVDELYPLAHSRALKITTVYGGVGITKQERDAVNSHIVVATPGRLEDLLQRGKLKLNNVNFLVLDEADRMLDMGFRPAVDRIVAKCPRDRQTVFLSATLDGDAGRVAREYTSDAASHAIEPDVDRLAAIGHRFIAVERDDRLQMLVRELRSDRDLALVFVRTKHGADRLVKRLAREGVKAVAMHGDKSQKQRERALNQFERGEVDTLVATDVAARGIDVRDISHVINFDPPEDGDTYTHRVGRTGRAGRTGEGITFVGVEQAGDVQKMAGQLGILKEFGQSGLLRNERGGAKPPSEGGAPRTTGARKRRPRSRSGSGSTSGRYSGR, from the coding sequence ATGTCATCGCAGTCCTTCGCCGACCTCGGCGTATCCAAGGCCGTGGCCGGCGCGCTGGCCAAGCGCGGCATCACCGAGCCGTTCGCCATCCAGAACCTCATCATCGGCGACATCCTCGCCGGCCGTGACGTCCTGGCGAAGTCCCCGACCGGGTCGGGCAAGACGCTGGCCTTCGGCGTCCCGATGCTCGACCGCATCGACGCCAACGGCTACGGCCGCCCGTCGGCGCTGGTGCTCGCCCCGACGCGTGAGCTCGCCTCGCAGATCGTCGACGAGCTCTACCCGCTGGCGCACTCCCGCGCGCTGAAGATCACGACCGTCTACGGCGGCGTGGGCATCACCAAGCAGGAGCGCGACGCCGTCAACTCGCACATCGTGGTCGCGACGCCGGGCCGGTTGGAGGACCTGCTCCAGCGCGGCAAGTTGAAGCTCAACAACGTGAACTTCCTCGTCCTCGACGAGGCCGACCGCATGCTCGACATGGGCTTCCGCCCGGCGGTCGACCGGATCGTCGCCAAGTGCCCGCGCGATCGCCAGACCGTGTTCCTGTCGGCGACGCTGGACGGCGACGCCGGCCGCGTGGCGCGGGAGTACACGTCCGACGCGGCGTCGCACGCGATCGAGCCCGACGTCGACCGCCTCGCGGCGATCGGCCACCGGTTCATCGCCGTCGAGCGCGACGACCGGCTGCAGATGCTGGTCCGCGAGCTGCGCTCCGACCGCGACCTCGCGCTGGTGTTCGTCCGCACCAAGCACGGTGCCGACCGGCTGGTCAAGCGGCTGGCCCGTGAGGGCGTCAAGGCCGTCGCGATGCACGGCGACAAGTCCCAGAAGCAGCGCGAGCGCGCGCTGAACCAGTTCGAGCGCGGGGAAGTCGACACGCTCGTGGCGACCGACGTCGCCGCCCGCGGGATCGACGTGCGTGACATCTCCCACGTCATCAACTTCGATCCGCCCGAGGACGGGGACACCTACACCCACCGCGTCGGCCGCACCGGCCGCGCGGGCCGCACCGGCGAGGGCATCACCTTCGTCGGCGTCGAGCAGGCGGGCGACGTCCAGAAGATGGCCGGCCAGCTCGGGATCCTCAAGGAGTTCGGCCAGTCCGGCCTCCTGCGCAACGAGCGCGGCGGCGCCAAGCCGCCCTCGGAGGGCGGCGCGCCCCGCACGACCGGCGCCCGCAAGCGCCGTCCGCGCTCGCGTTCGGGGTCGGGCTCGACCTCGGGCCGCTACTCGGGGCGGTAG
- a CDS encoding SDR family oxidoreductase — MASKTWFITGTSRGFGREWAIAALERGDRVAGTARDLRTMDDLVERFGDAVQPIELDVTDREAAFAAVAAAHDRFGRLDVVVNNAGYGQFGMIEELSEQELRDQMETNLFGALWVTQAALPFLREQGSGHFLQVSSIGGISAFNGIGAYHASKWALEGFSQALAQEVADFGIHVTLIEPGGFSTDWGGASAKRAEPLEAYAAAHAASNERRARGAAAAGDPTASAAAVLKVVDADEPPLRCFFGRAPLGIAEADYASRLETWRAWQPVAELAQGD, encoded by the coding sequence ATGGCATCGAAGACGTGGTTCATCACCGGGACGTCGCGCGGGTTCGGTCGCGAGTGGGCGATCGCGGCCCTGGAGCGCGGGGATCGGGTCGCCGGGACGGCACGCGACCTCCGCACGATGGACGATCTCGTCGAGCGGTTCGGCGACGCCGTCCAGCCGATCGAGCTCGACGTGACCGACCGCGAGGCGGCGTTCGCCGCGGTCGCCGCGGCGCACGACCGCTTCGGGCGCCTCGACGTCGTCGTCAACAACGCCGGCTACGGCCAGTTCGGGATGATCGAGGAGCTGTCCGAGCAGGAGCTCCGCGACCAGATGGAGACGAACCTGTTCGGCGCGCTGTGGGTGACGCAGGCCGCGCTGCCGTTCCTGCGGGAGCAGGGCTCAGGCCACTTCCTGCAGGTGTCGTCGATCGGCGGCATCTCGGCGTTCAACGGCATCGGCGCCTACCACGCGTCGAAGTGGGCGCTGGAGGGCTTCAGCCAGGCGCTGGCCCAGGAGGTCGCCGACTTCGGCATCCACGTCACGCTGATCGAGCCGGGCGGCTTCTCGACCGACTGGGGCGGGGCGTCGGCCAAGCGCGCCGAGCCGCTGGAGGCCTACGCCGCCGCGCACGCGGCGTCGAACGAGCGCCGTGCGCGCGGCGCCGCCGCCGCGGGCGACCCGACCGCGTCGGCCGCCGCCGTGCTGAAGGTCGTCGACGCCGACGAGCCGCCGCTGCGCTGCTTCTTCGGCAGGGCGCCGCTGGGCATCGCCGAGGCCGACTACGCCTCGCGGCTGGAGACCTGGCGCGCCTGGCAGCCGGTCGCCGAGCTGGCCCAGGGCGACTAG
- a CDS encoding vWA domain-containing protein produces the protein MKRGQVLILAFAAVAIAVLALIGSSGGKDDNKSASTQTTATGPVQRAPDGAVVVSFAYSPEKDALLKPLIARFNASGAQVDGKRVFVQGTSVASGDSELAIAKGRSKPVAWSPASSLWGRLLNFEADRSYVADENPSLVRTPLVIAMWEPMARALGWPKKQLGFADILRLARSGAGWGAYGHPEFGDFKLVHTNPDFSTAGLSSVVAEYYSATGKKEGLVESDLPAARAKVKAIESSIVHYGDTTLFIEDQLKKEGPGYASAVALEEATLVDFNQHRGSQGKLVAIYPREGTFYSDDPYITLDAPWVSAAQKQGSAAFQKFLTGALTPAAVARYGFRPGDVDAKPVAPLDASNGVDPDQPKRVLGLPEPRVLAALKKVWREDRKPANVLLVLDTSGSMVQEQRLARAKQGLESFLAQVQPQDRIGLTAFSDEIRPLVPLGPLNDNKAKLRQAVAGVNASGGTKIYDVAAAAVDDVARVADKSRINAVVLLTDGEDTDSDRTAEDVIARLRAQGDSSRRVRVFTIAYSAGAAGAAQTLAKIADASGGKSYEGTTSDIESVYRSISSFF, from the coding sequence GTGAAGCGCGGACAGGTCCTGATCCTCGCGTTCGCCGCGGTCGCGATCGCGGTCCTCGCCCTGATCGGCAGCAGCGGCGGCAAGGACGACAACAAGAGCGCGTCCACGCAGACCACCGCCACCGGCCCGGTGCAGCGCGCGCCCGACGGCGCCGTGGTCGTCTCCTTCGCCTACTCGCCCGAGAAGGACGCCCTGCTCAAGCCGCTGATCGCGCGCTTCAACGCCTCGGGCGCGCAGGTCGACGGCAAGCGGGTCTTCGTCCAGGGCACGAGCGTCGCCTCGGGCGACAGCGAGCTGGCGATCGCCAAGGGCCGCTCCAAGCCGGTCGCGTGGTCGCCGGCGTCGTCGCTGTGGGGCCGGCTGCTGAACTTCGAGGCCGACCGCTCCTACGTCGCCGACGAGAACCCGTCGCTGGTGCGCACGCCATTGGTCATCGCGATGTGGGAGCCGATGGCGCGCGCGCTCGGCTGGCCCAAGAAGCAGCTCGGCTTCGCCGACATCCTGCGGCTGGCGCGCTCCGGCGCCGGCTGGGGCGCCTACGGCCACCCGGAGTTCGGCGACTTCAAGCTCGTCCACACCAACCCGGACTTCTCGACGGCCGGGCTGTCGAGCGTCGTGGCCGAGTACTACTCGGCGACGGGCAAGAAGGAGGGGCTGGTCGAGTCCGACCTCCCGGCCGCGCGCGCCAAGGTCAAGGCCATCGAGTCCTCGATCGTCCACTACGGCGACACCACGCTGTTCATCGAGGACCAGCTCAAGAAGGAGGGCCCGGGCTACGCGTCGGCGGTCGCGCTGGAGGAGGCGACGCTCGTCGACTTCAACCAGCACCGCGGCTCGCAGGGCAAGTTGGTGGCCATCTACCCGCGCGAGGGGACGTTCTACAGCGACGACCCCTACATCACGCTCGACGCGCCGTGGGTGAGCGCCGCGCAGAAGCAGGGCTCGGCCGCCTTCCAGAAGTTCCTGACCGGTGCGCTGACGCCGGCGGCGGTCGCCCGCTACGGCTTCCGGCCCGGCGACGTCGACGCCAAGCCGGTCGCCCCGCTGGACGCGTCCAACGGCGTGGATCCCGACCAGCCCAAGCGCGTGCTCGGCCTGCCCGAGCCGCGCGTGCTCGCCGCGCTGAAGAAGGTCTGGCGCGAGGACCGCAAGCCGGCCAACGTCCTGCTGGTGCTCGACACGTCGGGCTCGATGGTCCAGGAGCAGCGCCTCGCCCGCGCCAAGCAGGGGCTGGAGAGCTTCCTGGCGCAGGTCCAGCCGCAGGACCGCATCGGGCTGACCGCGTTCTCGGACGAGATCCGCCCGCTGGTCCCGCTCGGGCCGTTGAACGACAACAAGGCGAAGCTGCGCCAGGCCGTGGCCGGCGTCAACGCGTCGGGCGGGACCAAGATCTACGACGTCGCCGCCGCCGCGGTCGACGACGTCGCGCGCGTCGCCGACAAGAGCCGGATCAACGCGGTGGTGCTGCTGACCGACGGCGAGGACACCGACAGCGACCGGACCGCCGAGGACGTCATCGCCCGCCTGCGGGCCCAGGGCGACTCGTCGCGCCGCGTGCGCGTGTTCACCATCGCCTACTCGGCCGGCGCCGCCGGCGCGGCGCAGACGCTGGCCAAGATCGCCGACGCGTCCGGCGGCAAGTCCTACGAGGGCACGACCTCCGACATCGAGTCGGTCTACCGCTCGATCTCGAGCTTCTTCTAG
- a CDS encoding AbgT family transporter — translation MLTAIERIGNKMPDPAIIFLALIASVILLSQVLDWAGVHATYQVDRQRPAISEPVYQGGSSDIVEAGPTEPPGPGSYRIVTETSSVKGLLTVDGVRYIFTSFVDNFRNFAALAIILVVMIGVGLAEASGLIAALIRKLVGVSSKSTLTFIIILLGMLSSVASDAGYLVLIPLGAAAFMSVGRNPIAGIAAAFAGVSAGFGVNFLITPLDGVLVGITNDAANFADPADKIDLVSNLYFGIASTLFVTIIATAVTTRIVEKVLGDYDPALAPTAGGDGEVEPAVAEVAPEAESRGLAWAGWGTLAAIAFIVLLTAPPGAPLRDPVTDKVIGDSPFMDSLIVIIMFVFLVAGLCYGRGAGTLTTKDQVLATITKSWAGLAALLFLFLLIAQFIACFNFSKMPDVAAVKLGDVLEHIDVGAVWLLLGVVIISAIINFIIPAAIAKWALLAPIFIPLFLRLGVPPQTVLAAYRVGDAPTNVVTPLMAYFPLIVVFTKRYDKNSGIGTVVSMMLPYVIALSILWTLFFLAWYLLGIPLGPGAPVS, via the coding sequence ATGCTCACCGCGATCGAGCGGATCGGCAACAAGATGCCCGATCCGGCGATCATCTTCCTCGCGCTGATCGCGTCGGTCATCCTGCTCTCACAGGTGCTCGACTGGGCCGGCGTCCACGCCACCTACCAGGTCGACCGCCAGCGCCCGGCGATCAGCGAGCCCGTCTACCAGGGCGGCTCCAGCGACATCGTCGAGGCCGGCCCCACCGAGCCGCCCGGTCCGGGCAGCTACCGGATCGTGACCGAGACGTCCTCGGTCAAGGGCCTGCTCACGGTCGACGGCGTCCGCTACATCTTCACGTCGTTCGTCGACAACTTCCGTAACTTCGCCGCGCTGGCGATCATCCTGGTGGTGATGATCGGCGTCGGCCTGGCGGAGGCGTCGGGGCTGATCGCCGCGCTGATACGCAAGCTCGTCGGCGTGTCGTCGAAGAGCACGCTGACGTTCATCATCATCCTGCTCGGCATGTTGTCGAGCGTCGCCTCCGACGCGGGCTACCTGGTGCTGATACCGCTCGGGGCGGCGGCATTCATGAGCGTGGGGCGCAATCCGATAGCCGGCATCGCCGCAGCCTTCGCCGGCGTCAGCGCCGGCTTCGGGGTCAACTTCCTGATCACGCCGCTGGACGGAGTGCTCGTCGGGATCACCAACGACGCGGCGAACTTCGCCGACCCGGCCGACAAGATCGACCTGGTGTCCAACCTGTACTTCGGGATCGCCTCGACGCTGTTCGTGACGATCATCGCCACGGCCGTGACGACGCGGATCGTGGAGAAGGTCCTGGGCGACTACGACCCGGCGCTGGCCCCGACCGCGGGCGGCGACGGCGAGGTCGAGCCGGCGGTGGCCGAGGTCGCGCCGGAGGCCGAGTCGCGCGGGCTGGCCTGGGCCGGGTGGGGCACGCTGGCGGCGATCGCGTTCATCGTCCTGCTCACCGCGCCGCCGGGCGCGCCGCTGCGCGACCCGGTGACCGACAAGGTGATCGGCGACTCGCCGTTCATGGACAGCCTGATCGTGATCATCATGTTCGTGTTCTTGGTCGCGGGCCTCTGCTACGGCCGCGGCGCCGGGACGCTGACGACCAAGGACCAGGTCCTGGCGACGATCACGAAGTCGTGGGCCGGGCTCGCCGCGCTGCTGTTCCTGTTCCTGCTCATCGCGCAGTTCATCGCCTGCTTCAACTTCTCCAAGATGCCCGACGTCGCGGCGGTGAAGCTCGGCGACGTCCTGGAGCACATCGACGTCGGGGCGGTGTGGCTGCTGCTCGGCGTGGTGATCATCAGCGCGATCATCAACTTCATCATCCCGGCGGCGATCGCCAAGTGGGCGCTGCTGGCGCCGATCTTCATCCCGCTGTTCCTACGCCTCGGCGTGCCGCCGCAGACGGTCCTGGCCGCCTACCGCGTCGGCGACGCGCCCACCAACGTCGTCACGCCGCTGATGGCCTACTTCCCGCTCATCGTGGTGTTCACCAAGCGCTATGACAAGAACAGCGGCATCGGCACGGTCGTGTCGATGATGCTGCCCTACGTCATCGCGCTGTCGATCCTCTGGACGCTGTTCTTCCTGGCCTGGTACCTGCTCGGGATCCCGCTCGGCCCGGGTGCGCCGGTGAGCTAG
- a CDS encoding STAS domain-containing protein codes for MFDVQLHYIGDTDVVAPVGELDLATAHRLAAALAAASERGAPRVVLDLRRLTFVDSSGISVIVKFKRHFAGEGIRFGVVKGDDTVQRALALSHVEALLPWTAPPPAA; via the coding sequence ATGTTCGACGTCCAGCTGCACTACATCGGCGACACCGACGTCGTCGCACCCGTCGGGGAGCTCGACCTGGCGACCGCCCATCGGCTCGCCGCCGCGCTCGCCGCCGCGTCCGAGCGCGGCGCGCCGCGCGTCGTCCTGGACCTGCGCCGCCTCACGTTCGTCGACTCCTCCGGCATCAGCGTCATCGTGAAGTTCAAGCGCCACTTCGCGGGCGAGGGCATCCGCTTCGGCGTCGTCAAGGGCGACGACACGGTCCAGCGCGCGCTCGCGCTGTCGCACGTCGAGGCGCTGCTGCCGTGGACCGCGCCGCCGCCGGCGGCCTAG
- a CDS encoding RNA-binding S4 domain-containing protein: protein MSGREIPIRGDMIRLGQLLKLADVVDGGGEVKDFLAEVAVLVNDEPENRRGRQLHPGDVVVAGDEELRIVGGDA from the coding sequence GTGAGCGGTCGTGAGATCCCGATCCGCGGCGACATGATCCGGCTCGGCCAGCTGCTCAAGCTCGCCGACGTGGTCGACGGCGGCGGCGAGGTCAAGGACTTCCTGGCCGAGGTCGCGGTGCTCGTCAACGACGAGCCCGAGAACCGCCGCGGGCGGCAGCTGCATCCGGGCGACGTGGTCGTCGCCGGCGACGAGGAGCTGCGGATCGTCGGGGGCGACGCGTGA
- a CDS encoding histidine kinase, protein MSTAEAPEDPPSARERDLLRRLATGTAGVVGDAFLRAMVRHLAAAFGAELAFIAEHLPAPAVGRVRVLVSWQNGVEMREGYEFDLDDSMPCAVVRREGLLVLPEGTCARFPDDRYVRDFGLDSYLGVALPGAGDEHVGYVALMSSTAIDPDEDELAVLKIFAARAGAEIERRRHQAALRTRDAEVAAARARVLDAADSERQRIGRDLHDGAQQRIVALGHLIGIARRKLGDDAEPVALELLERAHEEARLATDELRELARGLHPAGLTEKGLGSALEALAGRSPIPLHIDGLPERRLPAPVELTAFYLASEGLTNAVKYAQADVVRVDVSTRLGEAVVTLADDGRGGADATGGSGLAGLSDRVAALGGELLVESPPGRGTTLTATIPLAPWRSAHEPFLEFGHPDDGGRGERNIQAVLAGRKTLSVTLAREWELEGGAPRVGQRLPVMDHLGRRRATVEVVSVASVPFLDIDDDWLEPEDVGATTLEGWRSDRRGFYATIRDEMALLFGEPGWQFTDEEPMMLLWYRAVADERDVAPEAATR, encoded by the coding sequence GTGTCGACCGCCGAAGCGCCAGAAGATCCGCCCAGCGCGCGCGAGCGCGACCTCCTGAGGCGCCTCGCGACGGGAACGGCCGGGGTCGTCGGCGACGCGTTCCTGCGCGCGATGGTCCGCCATCTCGCCGCCGCGTTCGGCGCTGAGCTGGCGTTCATCGCCGAGCACCTGCCCGCGCCCGCGGTCGGGCGCGTCCGCGTGCTGGTGTCGTGGCAGAACGGCGTCGAGATGCGCGAGGGCTACGAGTTCGACCTCGACGACTCGATGCCGTGCGCGGTCGTGCGCCGCGAGGGCCTGCTGGTGCTCCCCGAAGGCACGTGCGCGCGCTTCCCCGACGACCGCTACGTCCGCGACTTCGGGCTGGACTCCTACCTCGGCGTCGCGCTCCCCGGCGCCGGCGACGAGCACGTCGGCTACGTGGCGTTGATGTCGTCCACGGCCATCGACCCCGACGAGGACGAGCTCGCGGTCCTGAAGATCTTCGCGGCGCGCGCGGGCGCCGAGATCGAGCGCCGCCGCCATCAGGCCGCGCTACGCACCCGCGACGCCGAGGTCGCCGCCGCGCGCGCCCGCGTCCTGGACGCCGCCGACTCCGAGCGCCAGCGCATCGGCCGCGACCTGCACGACGGCGCGCAGCAGCGCATCGTCGCGCTCGGCCACCTGATCGGCATCGCGCGCCGCAAGCTGGGCGACGACGCCGAGCCGGTCGCGCTGGAGCTGCTGGAGCGCGCGCACGAGGAGGCCCGGCTCGCGACCGACGAGCTGCGCGAGCTGGCCCGCGGCCTGCATCCCGCCGGCCTGACCGAGAAGGGCCTCGGCTCGGCGCTCGAGGCGCTGGCCGGCCGCTCCCCCATCCCCCTGCACATCGACGGGCTGCCGGAGCGGCGCCTGCCCGCGCCCGTCGAGCTGACCGCGTTCTACCTCGCCTCCGAGGGCCTGACCAACGCGGTGAAGTACGCGCAGGCCGACGTCGTCCGGGTGGACGTGTCGACCAGGCTGGGCGAGGCGGTCGTCACGCTCGCCGACGACGGCCGCGGCGGCGCCGACGCCACCGGCGGCAGCGGGCTGGCCGGGTTGAGCGACCGCGTGGCCGCGCTCGGCGGCGAGCTGCTGGTCGAGTCTCCGCCCGGCCGCGGAACGACGCTCACCGCGACGATCCCGCTCGCGCCGTGGCGCAGCGCGCACGAGCCGTTCCTGGAGTTCGGCCACCCCGACGACGGCGGCCGCGGCGAGCGCAACATCCAGGCCGTGCTCGCCGGGCGCAAGACGTTGTCGGTGACGCTCGCCCGCGAGTGGGAGCTGGAGGGCGGCGCGCCGCGCGTCGGCCAGCGCCTGCCGGTCATGGACCACCTCGGCCGCCGCCGCGCGACCGTGGAGGTCGTGAGCGTGGCGTCGGTCCCGTTCCTGGACATCGACGACGACTGGCTGGAGCCCGAGGACGTCGGGGCGACGACCCTCGAAGGCTGGCGGTCGGACCGCCGTGGCTTCTACGCGACGATCCGCGACGAGATGGCGCTGCTCTTCGGCGAGCCGGGCTGGCAGTTCACCGACGAGGAGCCGATGATGCTCCTCTGGTACCGCGCGGTGGCCGACGAGCGCGACGTCGCGCCCGAGGCCGCGACCCGTTAG
- the pdxH gene encoding pyridoxamine 5'-phosphate oxidase → MPEPTVPDHQRLAAMRRSYERGGLDVGDLAPTWSAMLSRWLDDAEAGGVREPNAMIVATAGADGRPNVRTVLLKGLDDATLTFFTNYASAKGRELTANPVASILFPWIDLQRQVRLTGAVRKLGGAASDAYFASRPYGSRIGALASPQSEVVADRAALESARDALTARHPDPPGDVPRPETWGGYVVEPDTVEFWQGRPDRLHDRLVYRRGDDGSWTTARLAP, encoded by the coding sequence AGCGCGGCGGCCTGGACGTGGGCGACCTCGCGCCGACGTGGTCGGCGATGCTGTCGCGCTGGCTGGACGACGCCGAGGCCGGCGGCGTGCGCGAGCCCAACGCGATGATCGTCGCGACCGCCGGCGCCGACGGCCGGCCCAACGTCCGCACCGTGCTGCTGAAGGGCCTCGACGACGCGACGCTGACGTTCTTCACCAACTACGCGTCGGCCAAGGGCCGGGAGCTGACCGCCAACCCCGTGGCGTCGATCCTGTTCCCGTGGATCGACCTCCAGCGCCAGGTGCGGCTGACGGGCGCGGTGCGCAAGCTCGGCGGCGCGGCGTCCGACGCCTACTTCGCCTCGCGCCCCTACGGGTCGCGGATCGGCGCGCTGGCCAGCCCGCAGTCCGAGGTGGTGGCCGACCGCGCCGCGCTGGAGTCCGCGCGCGACGCGCTGACCGCCCGCCACCCCGACCCGCCGGGCGACGTGCCGCGCCCGGAGACCTGGGGCGGCTACGTCGTGGAGCCCGACACCGTGGAGTTCTGGCAGGGCCGCCCGGACCGCCTCCACGACCGCCTCGTCTACCGGCGCGGCGACGACGGGTCGTGGACGACGGCCCGGCTCGCGCCCTAG